A single genomic interval of Blattabacterium sp. (Nauphoeta cinerea) harbors:
- a CDS encoding PD-(D/E)XK nuclease family protein, whose product MSFNINYSLNDIPIHYTFYSIFQLLLKKNQFKKFTKKDVITVLSNGYIQKFFIKKNSILKKLNIENDSDFISESIIKRYLYKNDLWIIFQIPTHNIKMILISIIGFIRKLRKLLITNIRKHFLELKFIFKLEIYIQKLRIIARKNKNFSIGINDVFHMYEQFIYTEKIRYVRKNRRGLYITGFQDIFLENFDIVIITSFNEGVIPPNHDNKSFIPFDILQINNINEDFYFHHFTRIIQFSKQTYLIYKNQPDEINSGEKSRFIYRMEINSKIYTEKKNKLLEPIFPVRSEKQSIVIYKTKSIIYCLHELINKGLSPSSIHLYNYNPLLFYYKKILKLNDPENTSYKKKVGKIIHKILKILYDPIKGNWITIDCIHKMKINYESIIKKVLLKREEIIEGNNMFFYYIIKNYIENFISWDEKIIKNGHKIFLKEIECEAYAILNIGSKKVNLHGIIDRIDEYDGIIRILDYKIGVSKIKEINISSKNIENIFYDTNHAKIMQLLIYVYLWFKSSISKKNNKKPLIIGIVSPEESGNILQVPINIFNLQKRNITYEDYKINVLPFLIKRISDILDPNIPIIETIY is encoded by the coding sequence ATGTCTTTCAATATTAATTATTCATTAAATGATATTCCTATTCATTATACTTTTTATTCTATATTTCAACTACTGTTAAAAAAAAATCAATTCAAAAAATTCACCAAAAAAGATGTTATAACAGTATTATCCAATGGATATATTCAAAAATTTTTTATAAAAAAAAATTCCATATTAAAAAAATTGAATATAGAAAATGATTCTGATTTTATTAGTGAAAGTATAATTAAAAGATATTTATATAAAAATGATTTGTGGATTATTTTTCAAATTCCAACTCATAATATAAAAATGATTCTTATAAGTATTATTGGCTTTATTAGAAAATTGAGAAAATTGTTAATTACGAATATTAGGAAACATTTTTTAGAATTAAAATTCATTTTTAAACTTGAAATTTATATACAAAAACTAAGAATAATAGCCAGAAAAAATAAAAATTTTTCTATAGGAATTAATGATGTATTTCATATGTATGAACAGTTTATTTATACAGAAAAAATACGATATGTCCGTAAAAATAGAAGAGGTTTATATATAACAGGGTTTCAAGACATTTTTTTAGAAAATTTTGATATTGTGATCATTACATCTTTTAATGAAGGAGTCATTCCCCCGAATCATGATAATAAGTCTTTCATTCCTTTTGATATATTACAAATCAATAATATCAATGAAGATTTTTATTTTCATCATTTTACAAGAATTATTCAATTTTCAAAACAAACATATTTAATATATAAAAATCAACCAGATGAAATTAATTCTGGAGAAAAAAGTCGTTTTATATACAGAATGGAAATAAATTCTAAAATCTATACAGAAAAAAAAAATAAACTTTTGGAGCCTATTTTTCCTGTAAGGTCAGAAAAACAGTCTATTGTAATTTATAAAACAAAATCTATAATTTATTGTTTACATGAGTTAATTAACAAAGGTTTATCTCCATCTTCTATTCATCTGTACAATTATAACCCCCTTTTATTCTATTATAAAAAAATACTTAAGTTAAATGATCCAGAAAATACGTCTTACAAAAAAAAAGTGGGAAAAATTATCCATAAAATATTAAAAATTTTATATGATCCCATAAAAGGAAATTGGATAACTATTGATTGTATCCATAAAATGAAAATAAATTATGAATCTATTATAAAAAAAGTTCTTTTGAAAAGAGAAGAAATTATTGAAGGAAATAATATGTTTTTTTATTATATCATAAAAAATTATATAGAAAATTTTATTTCATGGGACGAAAAAATTATTAAAAACGGACATAAAATTTTTTTAAAAGAAATAGAATGTGAAGCATATGCGATATTAAATATCGGATCAAAAAAAGTAAATTTGCATGGTATTATAGATCGTATAGATGAATATGATGGAATCATTCGTATTCTTGATTATAAAATAGGAGTTTCAAAAATTAAAGAAATTAATATTTCTTCGAAAAATATTGAAAATATCTTTTATGATACAAATCATGCTAAAATTATGCAGTTACTTATTTATGTTTATTTGTGGTTTAAATCTTCTATATCTAAAAAAAATAATAAAAAACCTCTTATCATCGGAATTGTTTCTCCTGAAGAGAGTGGAAATATATTACAAGTTCCTATAAATATTTTCAATCTTCAAAAAAGAAACATAACATAT
- a CDS encoding riboflavin kinase, whose amino-acid sequence MKIEVHIFDFFEKIYGKKIDILMIRIIREEKKFNSIQELKEQICMDKINIQKFFSCEKKNR is encoded by the coding sequence ATAAAAATAGAAGTACATATATTCGATTTTTTTGAAAAAATATATGGAAAAAAAATAGATATTTTAATGATTCGTATTATACGTGAAGAAAAGAAATTCAATTCCATTCAGGAGTTAAAAGAACAAATATGCATGGACAAAATAAATATACAAAAATTTTTTTCTTGTGAAAAAAAGAATCGATAA
- a CDS encoding riboflavin kinase, with amino-acid sequence MKIYSLIDEFSSLHPCVFTLGIFDGVHVGHKKIIRNLIFRSQKKYCSVLLTFYPHPKKILSYDKKFYYLNTLSERIYHLKKTGIEHLIIHPFTLDFSKLKTQDFLEKILHPKYKIKQIITGYDSHIGKNRDNFYEELKKLSHRIKVYQISPYKLRKKIVSSTNIRKSLLSGNLQWANQALGYFYTLSGNVIKGKGIGKMINFPTANLQIDSEKLIPKKGVYAVKINYLNNIYLGMLNIGINPTIEKENKK; translated from the coding sequence TTGAAAATTTATTCATTAATTGATGAATTTTCTTCTTTGCATCCATGTGTATTTACACTTGGAATTTTTGATGGGGTTCATGTAGGTCATAAAAAAATTATCAGAAATTTAATTTTTAGATCTCAAAAAAAATATTGTTCCGTTCTGCTCACTTTTTATCCGCATCCCAAAAAAATATTGAGTTATGATAAAAAATTTTATTATTTAAATACTCTTTCCGAAAGAATATATCATTTAAAAAAAACAGGAATAGAACATTTAATTATTCATCCTTTTACTTTAGATTTTTCAAAACTAAAAACTCAAGATTTTTTAGAAAAAATCTTACATCCTAAATACAAAATTAAACAAATCATTACTGGATACGATTCTCATATCGGTAAAAACAGAGATAATTTTTACGAAGAATTAAAAAAACTATCTCATAGAATCAAAGTTTATCAGATAAGTCCTTACAAATTGAGAAAAAAAATAGTGAGTTCTACTAACATACGTAAATCTCTTTTATCAGGAAATTTGCAATGGGCGAACCAAGCTTTAGGGTATTTTTATACATTATCTGGGAATGTAATAAAAGGAAAAGGAATAGGAAAAATGATTAATTTTCCCACTGCAAATCTACAAATAGATTCAGAAAAATTAATTCCTAAAAAAGGAGTTTATGCTGTAAAAATTAATTATTTAAACAACATATATCTAGGAATGTTAAATATAGGAATTAATCCTACTATAGAAAAAGAAAATAAAAAATAA
- the atpD gene encoding F0F1 ATP synthase subunit beta: MHKKKFKGIITQIIGPVIDVSFKEGSYLPKIYDALEVYSSIKNKIVLEVQQHIGDNNVRCISMEVTDGLQRGQEVYALDKPICVPIGKSINGRVFNVLGDCIDGLGDIDRSQTKPIHREAPAFVDLSTDTEILYTGIKVIDLIEPYPKGGKIGLFGGAGVGKTVLIQELINNVAKGHGGRSVFAGVGERSREGNDLLREMLESGIINYGKSFMESMKKGYWDVSKVDKELLKESKAVFVFGQMNEPPGARARVALSGLTLAEYYRDQYLEGENGEKKEQDVLFFIDNIFRFTQAGSEVSALLGRIPSSVGYQPTLSSEMGSMQERITSTRTGSITSVQAVYVPADDLTDPAPAITFSHLDATTVLSRKIASLGIYPSVDPLDSTSRILSPDIINESHYNCAQRVKEILQKYNSLQDIIAILGIEELSEEDRLIVSRARRVQRFLSQPFHVAKQFTGIEGEFVKIEDTIKGFNMIINGELDGIPEAAFNLKGTIEQVIESGNKMLSI; the protein is encoded by the coding sequence ATGCATAAAAAAAAATTTAAAGGAATAATTACTCAAATTATAGGACCCGTAATTGATGTTTCTTTTAAAGAAGGATCTTATCTTCCTAAAATTTATGACGCTTTAGAAGTCTATTCGTCTATAAAAAATAAAATTGTATTAGAAGTTCAACAACATATCGGAGATAATAATGTTCGTTGTATATCTATGGAAGTAACAGATGGATTACAAAGAGGTCAAGAAGTTTACGCATTAGATAAACCTATTTGTGTCCCTATAGGAAAATCTATTAATGGAAGAGTTTTTAATGTTTTAGGAGATTGTATAGATGGATTAGGAGATATTGATAGATCTCAAACGAAACCAATACACAGGGAGGCTCCTGCATTTGTAGATTTATCTACTGATACAGAAATATTATATACAGGAATTAAAGTTATAGATTTAATAGAACCTTATCCTAAAGGAGGAAAAATTGGATTATTTGGGGGAGCAGGAGTAGGAAAAACTGTATTGATACAGGAATTAATTAATAATGTGGCCAAAGGACATGGAGGACGATCTGTTTTTGCAGGAGTAGGAGAAAGATCTAGAGAAGGAAACGATTTATTGAGAGAAATGTTGGAATCTGGAATTATAAATTATGGAAAGTCTTTTATGGAATCTATGAAAAAAGGATATTGGGATGTTTCTAAGGTGGACAAAGAATTGTTGAAAGAGTCTAAAGCTGTTTTTGTTTTTGGTCAGATGAATGAACCGCCTGGAGCTAGAGCAAGAGTGGCTTTGTCTGGATTGACATTAGCTGAATATTATAGGGATCAATATTTAGAAGGAGAAAATGGGGAAAAAAAAGAACAGGATGTATTATTTTTTATAGATAATATATTTCGTTTTACTCAAGCTGGATCTGAGGTTTCAGCATTATTAGGGAGAATTCCTTCATCAGTCGGATATCAACCGACTTTATCTTCTGAAATGGGGTCTATGCAGGAAAGAATTACTTCTACAAGAACAGGATCTATCACTTCCGTACAAGCAGTTTATGTTCCTGCGGATGATTTAACGGATCCTGCTCCCGCTATTACATTTTCTCATTTAGATGCAACTACTGTTCTTTCCAGAAAAATAGCATCTTTAGGAATTTATCCTTCAGTAGATCCTTTGGATTCTACTTCACGTATATTATCTCCAGATATAATCAATGAAAGTCATTATAATTGTGCACAAAGAGTGAAAGAAATTTTGCAAAAATATAATTCTTTACAAGACATTATAGCTATTCTTGGGATAGAAGAATTAAGTGAAGAAGATAGATTAATAGTTTCTAGAGCTAGACGTGTTCAACGTTTTTTATCTCAACCGTTTCATGTGGCAAAACAATTTACGGGAATAGAAGGAGAATTTGTAAAAATTGAAGATACCATAAAAGGATTTAATATGATAATAAATGGGGAATTAGATGGCATTCCAGAAGCAGCTTTTAATTTAAAAGGAACTATTGAACAAGTGATAGAAAGTGGAAATAAAATGTTATCAATATGA
- a CDS encoding F0F1 ATP synthase subunit epsilon has translation MKLKIISSHKILYQGDIISIIAPGYQGYFQILKNHAPFISILKSGFLKLELKKNKKDIKIEGGLLQVKNNIVVVIL, from the coding sequence ATGAAATTAAAAATTATTAGTTCTCATAAAATTTTGTATCAAGGAGATATTATTTCTATTATAGCTCCTGGCTATCAGGGATATTTTCAAATATTAAAAAATCATGCTCCATTTATTTCTATCTTAAAAAGTGGTTTTTTAAAATTAGAATTAAAAAAAAACAAGAAAGATATCAAAATAGAAGGTGGACTTTTACAAGTAAAAAATAACATAGTTGTTGTGATTTTATAA
- the pdxA gene encoding 4-hydroxythreonine-4-phosphate dehydrogenase PdxA: MNYRKKKIKVGFTTGDINGIGIEIFLKVCCKKNLLDFFTPILFGSTKLCFYYKKILNIEINNIREIKNFKEVIDYKINVFNIWKEDIKFESIKINDPESGKYSLSSLKRAVKALKEGKIDVLVTAPVNKKHINFKNSSFFGHTEYLQNVLEGESLMLMIHDILKIALVTNHLPLKKVIPEINIKKIIKSIKILRQSLTIDFCIEKPKIAVLGCNPHSSDNGLIGNEEKTKIQPAIDSLFQTQGWLVFGPYSSDSFFGNQSYRNFDAVLAMYHDQALIPFKTLTFNQGVNFTAGLSHIRTSPDHGVAYDIAKKGIANENSFEEAIFNAIKIFKNRQEYMKLRSYNLL; this comes from the coding sequence ATGAATTATAGAAAAAAAAAAATTAAAGTGGGATTTACCACTGGTGATATTAACGGAATAGGAATAGAGATTTTTTTGAAAGTATGTTGCAAAAAAAACCTTTTAGATTTTTTTACTCCGATATTGTTTGGATCTACTAAATTATGTTTTTATTATAAAAAAATTTTGAATATAGAAATCAACAATATACGAGAAATAAAAAATTTTAAAGAAGTTATTGATTATAAAATTAATGTATTCAATATATGGAAAGAAGATATTAAATTTGAATCTATAAAAATCAATGATCCTGAATCAGGAAAATATTCCCTTTCATCTTTGAAAAGAGCTGTAAAAGCTTTAAAAGAAGGAAAAATAGATGTGCTTGTAACAGCTCCAGTTAATAAAAAACATATAAATTTTAAGAATTCTTCATTTTTTGGTCATACTGAATATCTACAAAATGTTTTAGAAGGAGAATCATTAATGTTAATGATTCATGATATTTTAAAAATTGCATTAGTCACTAATCATTTGCCATTAAAAAAGGTAATCCCCGAAATAAATATCAAAAAAATAATAAAATCAATTAAAATTTTACGTCAGTCTCTGACTATTGATTTTTGTATAGAAAAACCAAAAATTGCAGTTTTGGGATGCAATCCACATTCGAGTGATAATGGGTTAATAGGAAATGAAGAAAAAACAAAAATTCAACCAGCTATTGATAGTTTATTTCAAACCCAGGGATGGTTAGTTTTTGGTCCTTATTCTTCAGATAGTTTTTTTGGAAATCAAAGTTATCGTAATTTTGATGCTGTTTTAGCTATGTATCATGATCAGGCCCTAATTCCTTTTAAGACCTTAACTTTTAATCAAGGAGTCAATTTTACAGCTGGACTTTCTCATATACGAACATCTCCTGATCATGGGGTAGCCTATGATATAGCTAAAAAAGGAATTGCCAATGAGAATTCATTTGAAGAAGCTATTTTTAATGCTATAAAAATATTCAAAAACAGACAAGAATACATGAAACTTCGCTCATACAACCTATTATAA
- a CDS encoding riboflavin synthase, translating into MFTGIIECTAKIHQLNRDKNNLRITFNNPFSNNDIQINQSICHNGICLSIMSVHKNTYSVLASEETLLCTNLNFLKIKDEVNLERGIMLHERLNGHIVQGHVDTIATITNIENRNGSWLFFFKSEKKLDYLVVEKGSIAINGISLTIITCNQYTFSVSILPYTYKKTNLHLMEIDDIVNIEFDILGKYINKFIQELKKRYLF; encoded by the coding sequence ATGTTTACTGGGATCATAGAATGCACGGCAAAAATACACCAATTAAATCGTGATAAAAACAATCTTCGGATTACTTTCAATAATCCATTTTCAAATAATGACATTCAAATCAATCAAAGTATTTGTCATAATGGAATATGTTTAAGTATTATGAGTGTTCATAAAAATACTTATTCAGTCCTAGCTTCCGAAGAGACTTTGTTATGTACGAATTTAAATTTTTTAAAAATTAAAGATGAAGTGAATTTAGAAAGAGGAATTATGTTGCATGAAAGGTTAAATGGCCATATAGTTCAAGGGCATGTAGATACAATTGCTACGATTACTAATATTGAAAATAGAAATGGAAGTTGGTTATTTTTTTTTAAATCGGAAAAAAAATTGGATTATCTAGTTGTAGAAAAAGGTTCTATTGCTATTAATGGAATCAGTCTAACTATAATAACATGTAATCAATACACATTTAGCGTTTCTATTCTTCCTTATACTTATAAAAAAACCAATCTTCATTTAATGGAGATCGATGATATTGTAAATATAGAATTTGATATATTAGGGAAATATATTAATAAATTTATACAAGAATTAAAAAAAAGGTACTTATTCTAA
- a CDS encoding acyl carrier protein — protein MSDIASKVNALIIEKLNVEENDITPTASFTNDLGADSLDIVELIMEFEKEFNISISDEKAEKITTVGEAVQAIESLLMERGNKG, from the coding sequence ATGTCTGATATTGCATCCAAAGTCAATGCTCTTATTATAGAAAAATTAAACGTAGAAGAAAACGATATTACTCCCACTGCTAGTTTTACAAATGATTTGGGAGCCGACTCTTTAGATATAGTAGAACTTATTATGGAGTTTGAAAAAGAATTTAATATTAGTATTTCGGATGAAAAAGCTGAGAAAATAACAACAGTAGGTGAAGCTGTGCAGGCTATAGAAAGTCTTTTAATGGAGAGAGGAAATAAAGGATAA
- the fabF gene encoding beta-ketoacyl-ACP synthase II, giving the protein MDGLKKVVITGIGSITPIGNTVDEYWISLVKGKNGCAPITSFDTKKYKTKFACELKNYDPSIFFNKKERRKLDPCAQYGIIASEEAIKNSKINFSKEKRERIGVVWSSGIGGLLNLEESISDYIHGGRFPRFSPFFIPKMLIDITAGFISMNYGLHGPNYATVSACASSSNAIVDAYHLICLGKADIMVTGGSEAAITQSGVGGFNALHALSTRNEDYKTASRPFDENRDGFVLGEGAGCIILEEYQHAQERGANIYAEIVGVGMSGDAYHITAPHPEGKGIILAMKSAIQDAGIECKDVDHINSHGTSTKLGDLAEIKAIQEVFHENIHNININSTKSMTGHLLGAAGAIEAIASILPLKTGIIPPTINLFHIDKNIDPKINLTPNKAIKKKVKISVCNTFGFGGHNVCILFKKI; this is encoded by the coding sequence ATGGATGGATTAAAAAAAGTAGTAATTACTGGTATTGGTTCTATTACTCCTATAGGAAATACTGTTGATGAATATTGGATTTCTCTTGTCAAAGGAAAAAATGGTTGCGCCCCCATAACTTCTTTTGATACCAAGAAATATAAAACAAAATTTGCTTGTGAGTTAAAGAATTATGATCCTAGTATTTTTTTTAATAAAAAAGAAAGACGGAAATTAGACCCTTGTGCACAATATGGGATTATCGCCTCAGAGGAAGCGATAAAAAACAGTAAAATCAATTTTTCAAAAGAAAAAAGAGAAAGAATCGGAGTGGTTTGGTCATCTGGAATTGGAGGTCTTTTAAATTTAGAAGAGTCGATTTCAGATTATATACATGGAGGAAGATTTCCTAGATTTAGTCCGTTTTTTATTCCAAAAATGCTTATAGATATAACGGCTGGTTTTATCTCTATGAATTATGGTCTTCATGGCCCAAATTATGCTACAGTGTCTGCTTGTGCTTCATCTTCTAATGCGATTGTAGATGCTTACCATCTAATATGTTTAGGAAAGGCTGATATTATGGTTACTGGAGGATCTGAAGCCGCCATTACACAAAGTGGAGTAGGAGGTTTTAATGCTTTGCATGCATTATCTACCAGAAACGAAGATTATAAAACAGCATCACGACCTTTTGATGAAAACAGAGATGGATTTGTGTTAGGAGAAGGAGCGGGATGTATTATTCTTGAAGAATATCAACATGCTCAAGAAAGAGGAGCGAATATATATGCTGAAATTGTAGGAGTAGGGATGTCCGGAGATGCTTACCATATTACAGCTCCTCATCCAGAAGGAAAAGGAATTATTTTGGCTATGAAATCAGCGATTCAAGATGCAGGAATTGAATGCAAAGATGTTGATCATATTAATTCTCATGGAACATCTACTAAATTAGGAGATCTTGCAGAGATAAAAGCAATTCAAGAAGTATTTCATGAAAATATACATAATATAAATATTAATTCCACAAAATCTATGACGGGCCATTTGTTAGGAGCAGCTGGAGCAATAGAAGCTATTGCTTCAATTCTTCCTTTAAAAACAGGAATTATTCCTCCCACTATAAATTTGTTCCATATAGATAAAAATATAGATCCAAAAATTAATTTAACCCCAAACAAAGCGATAAAAAAAAAGGTAAAAATTAGTGTATGTAATACTTTTGGTTTCGGAGGACATAATGTTTGTATTTTATTTAAAAAAATATAA
- a CDS encoding ribonuclease III family protein yields the protein MLSKNSNFFEKNNDYLVVRILIKILGFRPKNTEFLKEVFLYSFSAKKEILIKIILLIFKDLGDAVLNSIISHFLCEKFPEKKEGELTQIRSQIVCRKNLNEISKKLTIADIFFDKSMIYDNNILGNTLEALIGFIYLDRGYQSCENFVHKKILHTHVNFEKLQNEIYSYKVWIMEWAQKNKFFINFKTFRENKNQNKIIYLSEFTISEYGIQTKGRGSSKKKSEEMAAKEAYFIIQDKYTKNTHIK from the coding sequence ATGTTATCTAAAAATAGTAATTTTTTTGAAAAAAATAATGATTATTTAGTAGTTAGAATATTAATAAAAATATTAGGGTTTCGTCCCAAAAACACGGAATTTTTAAAAGAAGTGTTTCTATATAGTTTTTCTGCAAAAAAAGAAATTCTAATCAAAATTATTCTATTAATTTTCAAAGATTTGGGAGATGCTGTATTAAATTCTATCATATCACATTTTTTATGTGAAAAATTTCCTGAAAAAAAAGAAGGAGAATTAACTCAAATACGATCTCAAATAGTATGTAGAAAAAATTTAAATGAAATTTCTAAAAAATTAACTATTGCAGATATTTTTTTCGATAAATCTATGATATATGATAATAATATACTAGGAAACACACTTGAAGCTTTAATAGGATTTATTTATTTGGATAGAGGATATCAAAGCTGTGAAAATTTTGTACATAAAAAAATATTACATACTCATGTAAATTTTGAAAAATTGCAAAATGAAATTTACAGCTATAAAGTATGGATTATGGAATGGGCTCAAAAAAATAAATTTTTTATAAATTTTAAAACTTTTAGAGAAAATAAAAATCAAAACAAAATTATTTATTTATCTGAATTTACAATATCAGAATATGGAATTCAAACTAAAGGAAGAGGTTCTTCGAAAAAAAAATCAGAAGAAATGGCAGCCAAAGAAGCTTATTTCATTATTCAAGATAAATATACAAAAAATACTCACATAAAATAA
- a CDS encoding alpha/beta fold hydrolase, with the protein MLYLIDNQTKKYPHIKKGKGHPLILLHGLMGGLSNFKALLDFFPKKGYQVIIPSLPLYKMPLFLTNISSISKYVIQFLMKIGIKRATLIGNSLGGHIALIIAKKRLDLVHSIVLTGSSGLFEKAFGDAFPKRENYEYIRRKSQEVFYDPNMATKELVDEVFHIVNDKKKGIKTLYIAKSAMKYNMSKDLSVIQQPICLIWGRQDHITPPEIAREFHRLLPHSELHWIDKCGHVPMMEHPKIFIEILEKWLSKFNFNHENFFCKI; encoded by the coding sequence ATGCTTTATCTCATTGATAATCAAACAAAAAAGTATCCTCATATAAAAAAAGGGAAAGGTCATCCTTTGATTTTACTTCATGGATTAATGGGAGGGTTAAGCAATTTTAAAGCTCTTTTAGATTTTTTTCCAAAAAAAGGTTATCAAGTTATTATTCCATCATTACCTCTTTATAAGATGCCATTATTTTTGACTAATATTTCTAGTATATCTAAATATGTAATCCAATTTTTAATGAAAATAGGAATTAAAAGAGCTACTTTAATAGGAAATTCTCTTGGAGGACATATTGCTTTAATCATAGCAAAAAAAAGACTAGATTTAGTTCATTCTATTGTTTTAACAGGAAGTTCAGGTTTATTCGAAAAAGCTTTTGGAGATGCTTTTCCTAAAAGAGAAAACTATGAATACATTAGGAGAAAATCACAAGAAGTATTTTATGATCCTAACATGGCTACTAAAGAATTAGTAGATGAAGTTTTTCATATTGTAAATGATAAAAAAAAAGGAATTAAAACTTTGTATATTGCAAAAAGTGCTATGAAGTATAATATGTCTAAAGATTTATCTGTCATTCAACAACCTATTTGTTTAATTTGGGGTAGACAGGATCATATTACTCCTCCAGAAATCGCAAGAGAATTTCATAGATTATTACCTCATTCAGAATTACACTGGATAGATAAGTGTGGACACGTTCCAATGATGGAGCATCCTAAAATATTCATAGAAATATTAGAAAAATGGCTTTCTAAATTTAATTTTAATCATGAAAATTTTTTCTGTAAAATTTAA
- the yihA gene encoding ribosome biogenesis GTP-binding protein YihA/YsxC, with the protein MKIFSVKFKGSLKNINQLLIHNFPEYAFVGRSNVGKSSLINCITKKKIAKVSSYPGRTQCINYFLINHKWYLIDLPGYGFFSVKTDKQKTQKLITDYIFYQKNIVFLFLLIDCRLFIQKIDLNFIQKLNNTKIRFCIVFTKTDKLKNHRFIDENISSYIKEIKKNGCFIPTWFKVSVKNEYGINDIIQHIKKLNDFYQSYTYKRKLIIPNS; encoded by the coding sequence ATGAAAATTTTTTCTGTAAAATTTAAAGGAAGTTTAAAAAATATCAATCAATTATTGATTCATAATTTTCCAGAATATGCTTTTGTAGGACGTTCTAATGTTGGAAAGTCTAGTTTAATAAATTGCATTACTAAAAAAAAAATAGCTAAAGTTTCTTCTTATCCTGGAAGGACACAATGTATCAACTATTTTTTAATCAATCATAAATGGTATTTAATAGATTTGCCAGGTTATGGATTTTTTTCTGTAAAAACAGATAAACAAAAAACACAAAAATTAATTACAGATTATATTTTTTATCAAAAAAATATTGTTTTTTTATTTCTATTAATAGATTGTAGATTATTTATACAAAAAATAGATTTAAATTTTATACAAAAATTAAACAACACGAAAATCCGTTTTTGTATTGTTTTTACAAAAACGGATAAATTAAAAAATCATAGATTTATTGATGAAAATATTTCTTCCTACATTAAAGAAATTAAAAAAAATGGTTGTTTCATTCCTACATGGTTTAAAGTATCCGTAAAAAATGAATACGGAATCAATGATATAATTCAACATATAAAAAAATTAAATGATTTTTATCAGTCTTATACTTATAAAAGAAAACTCATTATTCCTAATTCATAA
- a CDS encoding pseudouridine synthase, protein MHHKEKIKIRLNHYLANAGISSRRGADKLIQSGAIEVNGKPVLKLGTIISPDDIVKYNGSKIKYKSKIYILLNKPKGFITTTQDQFNRKTVMNLIPSLSKYRVFPVGRLDRSTTGVLLITNDGYIAEKLTHPKYHIKKIYHVSLNKEIRNEDLDRIRQGKIYLKEGKVKVIFVNKKNIRNQIEIGLYIGWNRVIKRIFKKLNYQVVRLDRINFGGLSKKNLKIGNWCFLSKKEIENITKY, encoded by the coding sequence ATGCATCATAAGGAAAAAATTAAAATTAGATTAAATCATTACTTGGCCAATGCAGGAATTTCTTCTAGAAGAGGAGCAGATAAACTTATTCAATCTGGAGCAATAGAAGTAAATGGAAAACCTGTTTTAAAATTAGGAACTATTATCAGTCCAGATGATATTGTGAAATATAATGGTTCTAAAATTAAATATAAAAGTAAAATTTATATACTTCTCAATAAACCTAAAGGTTTTATTACTACTACACAAGATCAATTTAATAGAAAAACAGTAATGAATTTAATTCCTTCTCTATCTAAATATAGAGTTTTTCCTGTAGGAAGATTAGATCGTTCTACTACAGGAGTTTTACTTATAACAAATGACGGATATATCGCTGAAAAATTGACTCATCCTAAATATCATATAAAAAAAATATATCATGTGTCATTAAATAAAGAAATCAGAAATGAAGATTTAGATAGAATAAGACAAGGAAAAATTTATCTGAAAGAAGGAAAAGTCAAAGTTATTTTTGTGAATAAAAAAAATATCAGAAATCAAATAGAAATCGGATTATATATAGGATGGAATCGAGTCATTAAACGAATATTCAAAAAACTAAATTATCAAGTTGTTCGATTAGATCGTATTAATTTTGGAGGACTTTCCAAAAAAAATCTTAAAATAGGAAACTGGTGTTTTTTGAGTAAAAAAGAAATAGAAAACATTACAAAATATTAA